A single genomic interval of Anolis carolinensis isolate JA03-04 chromosome X, rAnoCar3.1.pri, whole genome shotgun sequence harbors:
- the LOC107983262 gene encoding immunoglobulin lambda variable 5-39, with translation MSWCATLSLLFMVWCSGARSQPSLTQPRSASVSLGGTMKLSCAMSSGFNIGSYSVYWYQQKPGSAPRYLLWFNSDSSKHQGTGVPSRFSGSKDTSRNTGYLNIAGTLAEDEADYHCAVWHSNACHGGAS, from the exons ATGTCTTGGTGTGCCACGCTTAGCCTGCTCTTCATGGTGTGGTGTTCAG GAGCACGGTCTCAGCCCAGCCTGACCCAGCCACGCTCAGCCTCCGTGTCTCTGGGTGGGACAATGAAACTCTCCTGCGCCATGAGTAGTGGATTCAACATTGGTAGTTATAGTGTGTATTGGTACCAGCAGAAACCTGGGAGTGCTCCACGGTACCTCTTATGGTTTAATTCAGATTCTAGCAAGCACCAAGGCACTGGAGTTCCCTCTCGTTTCTCTGGGTCCAAAGATACCTCCCGTAACACCGGCTATTTAAACATTGCGGGAACCTTGGCTGAAGATGAAGCTGATTATCACTGTGCCGTGTGGCACAGCAATGCGTGTCACGGTGGTGCATCCTGA